In the Armatimonadota bacterium genome, ACGTGCGCATAGTGCCGCGCCGGCGTCTCGTACTCCACATGGCTGATGTTGATCGTCAGCCCCCGCTGCCGCTCCTCCGGCGCATTGTCGATGTCGTAGTACCCCTTCGCCTGCGCCAGCCCCGCCGCCGCCATCGCATGCGTGATCGCCGCCGTCAGCGTCGTCTTCCCATGATCCACGTGCCCAATCGTCCCAATGTTCACGTGCGGCTTCGTCCGCTCAAACTTCGGCTTCGCCATCGCGTCCGGCTCCTCTCGCGGTGTCTCCTTTCCAAGGACAAGAGCCGCCTGCGGCGGCCCTGCTTCCTGGAGCCCACGACCGGACTCGAACCGGTGACCTTGTCCTTACCAAGGACACGCTCTGCCGCCTGAGCTACGTGGGCTCAACTCCCCGGAGCATTATAGCAGAGGGGGGGTGACCGTCAACGCGCGCAGGACGGCCGCGCACGCCGTCGAATTCGGCGAGCATGGACGTCATCTTCTGGCTGCTGTTCGGGCTGATCGTCTACTTCCTGTTCGTGCGCCCGCCCGGCTGAGCGGCGCCCCGCGCGGTCAGCGGCTGCCGGCGGGCACGGCCGCCGCGGGGAGGCGCAGCACGAAGGTGCTGCCCTGCCCCGGGGTGCTCTCCGCCAGCACGACCGTGCCCCCCATCTGCTCGGCCAGCTTCCGCGAGATGTACAGGCCGAGCCCGCTCCCGCCGGGCGCGCGCGTCAGTCCCCGCTCGAGCTGGCCAAAGCGCGTGAACAGACGGTCGCGGTGCTCGGGGGCGATCCCCACGCCGGTGTCGCGCACGGCGGTGACCACGGTGTCCTCCTCCACCGCGTGGGTGATCTCGATACCCCCCCGCACGGTGTGGCGGATTGCGTTGCCGACCAGGTTCACCAGGATCTGCAGGGCACGCTCGGGGTCCATCCGGACCGGCGGCAGGTCTGCGGGCGGCACGTAGGTCAGCGCCAGCCCCTTGCGCTCGGCGTCGGCGCGCAGCATGTCGACGGCCTGCTGCACCACGAGCCGCAGGTCGCCCGGCTCGACCCGCAGCGTCATCGCCCCCTGGTCCAGGCGCGCGGCGTCCAGGAACTCGTTGACCATGCGGATCAGGCGGACCGTAGACGCCAGGGCATCCTCCAGCGGCGCACGCACCGCCTCGGGCGGGTCGGCCTCCAGGGCCACCTCCAGATTCCCTTTCATTACCGTCAGCGGCGTGCGCAGCTCGTGCGAGGCGATGTGGAGGAAGTCTTCGCGGGCGCGCTCCATCTCCAGCTCGTGACGGATATCCCGTAGCAGCACCACGGCGCCCTGCACCCGCCCGTCGTCGCGCAGCGGCGTCGCCGTGACGGCCACGGGCAGGGGCGGCGAGGTTGCCAGCTGCAGGCGGACGCTCTGCGCCGGCTGGCCGCCCAACGCCCGGCGCACGGGGTGCGCCGCCGGAGCCAGCGGGGCCCCGTCGAGCTGCCGCAGGGGGAGCGCGTCCAGGATGGGGGCGCCGCGCAGCGCCTCGCGCGTGCGGCCGCTCAGGGCGGCCGCGGCGGGATTGCACAACTGGATGCGCCCGGCCGCGTCGGTGCACACCAGACCCTCAGCCATGTGGGCGAGCACGGTCTCCAGCTGCCGGGCCGCCTCTTCCACCTTGCCGCGCCCGCGGAGGTTGCGCGTGGCCAGGAAGTACGCCAGGCCGGCCATTAGCACCAGCCCCACCAGGCTCGGAACGCCGGCCATGGCCGCCTGCCCCATGGCGGGGAGACCGTCGCGGGCGGCCAGGAGCACCTCGGCCACCACGGCGACCACCGGCGGGCCGACCGGCACGATGATCGCGCGCGGCAGGTGCGTCCAGGCCAGCGCGAGGATGGGCAGGAACACGAGGAAGAAGTAGGGGCTGCGGGCGCCGCCCGTCAGCCAGGCGAACGCGGTGGTCAACACGCTGTAGATTGTCGTGGCAAAGACCGTGCGCCCGATGCCGCCTGCGGCCGGCACGACGTGGAACCACGCGGCCGTGAACAGGCTGCTGGCCACCATCACGGCACTCAGCCAGACGCGACGCGCGGGCTCGTCGGCCAGCAGGGCGAGGAGCCCGACCAGCAGGGTGAACGCCCACGCGACGCCCTCGGTCGCAAACTCGAACGCCGTGACGCTGGAACTCTGGCCGCGGCGCTGCCAGATGCGCTCCCGTTGCAGGTCCACGAGCCACGGCTCCGTGGCCAGGCCAAGGCCGAGCATGCCGTAGGTCACCACGCCGACCCAGCGGCCGATCGTCCCTGACCCTGCGGCCAGCGCGAGGACAGGCAGGGCGGCCGCCACCTGCGCGCCCGGGCGCAGGCGGGGCGCCCAGGCCGCCACGACGATGAGCACGGCCGCCAGGCCCATGGCGACGGCCAGGTGCGGCAGCAGGCCGGTCACCCAGGCGCCCCGCGGCCAGCCGAGCACCCCGGACGCGGCCAGCCCCAACGCGGCAAATGTCAGGGCGGTGACCAGCCCCACGCCCTGCAGCGCGGAGACCGGCCCGACCCGTGGCTGGCCGTGCCACCGGCGCGCCGCGTCCACGACCACGCCGACCGCGAACGCCGCGGACAGCGCGGCTCCCATCCAGACACGCGTCTGGGCCGCGCGCGCGGCGCCGGCCACGAACGGCAGCGCGCTGATGGCCGCCAGCGCCACCGCCAGGGGATGGTCGCGCCGCGCCTTCACCGCGTAGGCCACGAGCCCGCAGACGCCCGAGGCCAGGAAGAGTACCGTGAGGCGCGACAGCTCCAGCTTGAGCTGTCGGAGCCCCTCGGGCACGGGCGGGCCAGCGAACACGTGCGGGTAGGCGAGCGAGAGACACCCCACGACCAGCGACAGGGCGTTGGCCACGAGCAACAGGACCGACGGCTGCGGCGATGGGCGGTGCTGCACGATCGTCGGGCCTCCGCGGGCGAAATGTTCGGCGAAGCTCCCGGCACCTTACATACCCACTTCCGGCGAGCAGAAGACGTCCGGCGCCGCGCAGCCGATCGGCACCGCAGCCGACGCGGTGGCGCGCGGTGGCACCGCCCCATGCCGGGCCATGGGGTTCGTCCGCTGCACCAGCACTATCTCGCGCTCTGCCCGTCGCCCTGTGGCGCGCGGGCGCACCGGGCCACGGCACCCACGGCTCCCTGGGCCGGAGGGAAGCGTGTCGACGGCCACGTCGCGCCACGCGTGGTGCGATACGGCTCCCGGGTCGGAGGAGAGCGTTTCACGGCCGGCGAAAGCCGCGGCAGAGGTAGCCCATCGGGTGGCGTATCCCACCCTGCGGGCGAGGCCAACGAGGTGAGGGCCGCGTGGCCGCAACGGGCGGGAGCAAGCTGGACATGGGCGGCCGGCCCCCCCGGATCCTGATCGTCGACGACGAGCCAGGAATCCTGGAGCTGCTGCGCCGGCGGTTGGAAGCGCTGGGGTGCCAGGTTGCCGTCCTCCCGGGCGGGAGCCAGGTGGTGGCCTACGCCCGCGAGCACGCGCCCGATCTCGTCCTCCTGGACGTGATGATGCCCGACCTCGACGGGTTCGCGGTGTGCCAACAGCTGAAGGCCGACCCCAAGACCCGCGACATCCCGGTGGTGCTCATGACCGCGCGCACCGAGACCGATAGCCGGGTGCGCGGTCTCGAGCTCGGCGCGCACGACTACGTCGGAAAACCCTTCGAGACGGCGGAGCTGATCGCCCGGGTGCGCGCAGCGCTGCGGGTGAAGCGGCTTCAGGACGAGCTGAAGGAGGCCAACGCGCGGCTGGCACGCCTGGCCACCAGCGACCCGCTCACGGACCTGCCGAACCGGCGCACGTTCGACGAGCAGATCTTCGCGGAGATGGAACGGGCCCGCCGCTCGGGACAGACCGTCTCGGTGATCATGCTGGACCTGGATCGGTTCAAGCAGATCAACGACGTCTACGGCCACCAGGTCGGGGACGACGTCCTGCGCCACGTGGCGCGGGTGCTGGCCCAGCGTCGGCGCATCTCAGACCTCGTGGCCCGCTACGGCGGCGAGGAGTTCGTGTGGGTGCTCCCCGGCGCCAGAGACAGGGACGCAGTGGAGCTCGCCGAGTGGGTCAGGCGCGCGGTCGCCGACCTCGGGGTCGAGACGCCCCAGGGTCCACTGCAGGTGACGATCAGCGCAGGGGTGACCACGTACGACCCGGCCGAGCACGGGCCGCTTGGGGCGACCACCGTGCTGGAGGCCGCCGATGCGGCGCTGCGGGAGGCCAAGGCCAGCGGGCGCAACCGGGTGATCTTCCGGGCCATCGGGCCGGACGCAGAAGACGCCGGGATGATGCACGACACCGTCGCCCAGGAGCGGCCGTGGTGAGCGGCGGGGTAACGGTGCGACCTACCGTGGAGTGCGCTGCGGCTGCAACGTGCGCCCGCCCGCACGCATAAGGTAGAATACGGTCGGGCAGGTGGCGAAACCGGCAACCGCGGGGGCCTTAAAAGCCTCTGCCCGCCATGGGCTTGTGGGTTCGAATCCCACCCTGCCCACCACCTCGCTGGTGTGTACCCGGACAAGCCTGACGTGTCGGTGGAGGCGGCGGCCTCGTCAACGACTTGTCGATGACCTCGTAGCCAACCCTACGTGTGGGCGAACCGGCGCTGGCCTGCTCGTTGAGCAACGCGCTGGAAAAACAGGTCCTACGTGTAGTGTGGAGGCGGCGGCCGGATTCGAACCGGCGTATGGGGGTTTTGCAGACCCCTGCCTTGCCTCTTGGCTACGCCGCCTCGACATCGCTGGAGCGGGAGATGGGACTTGAACCCACGGCCTTCTCCTTGGCAAGGAGACGCTCTACCTCTGAGCTACTCCCGCCCGCGCCAGGCTACGTTCGATTATAGTCGGGACGCCCCGGCAAGTCCAGAATCACGGCCTGCCTCGCCTGCCCCGCACACGCGCGCAGCGAGGCCCACGCTCTTCCCACGCTGCGCGTTCATGCACTGTCGCCGAGCCAGCACCGGAACCTGCACCAATGACCTGACCGCGCCCGCGCTCCCCTCCGGCCGCGCGTCCGTGCACTGTGCCCGTCTGCCAGAGGTCACCCGCCCGTACGGGCGAGCAGGTCGAGCACCGCCTCCTCCAGCGAGGCCGGCGCGCCCCTGCGCGCGGCATACCCGGCCACCAGCGCAGCGGGCGGGGCACAGGCCAGCACGCGCCCACGGTCCAGCACGGCGACGACGTCACACAGGCGGCCGGCGTCCTCGACGTGGTGCGTGGCCACGATCACCGTGCGACCTCGCGCGGCCCGCAGGCCGGCCAGCAGGCGACGGAGGTCGGTGGCGGCCTGGAGGTCGAGACCGGCCGTGGGCTCGTCCAGCAGCAGGAGCGCCGGATCGTGGATGAGCGCGCGGGCAATGGCCAGACGCTGCCGCATGCCGGTGCTGTACGACCCCACGAGATCGTCGGCGCGGGCCGTCAGCCCCACCAGGGCCAGCAGGGCGTCCGCGCGCTCGCGGGCCTCCTGCGGGGGGAGGTCGTGCAGCGCCGCCGCGTACAGGAGGTTCTCGCGGCCGGTCAGACGCCAGTAGACGCTGCGCTCGCCGCCCAGAACGACCCCCAGCTGGCCGCGCACCGCGTCGGGACGACGCACGGCGTCGATCCCCAGCACACAGACCTCCCCGGCCGTGGGCACCAGCAGCGTGCCCACGATGCGCAGCAACGTGGTCTTGCCCGCGCCGTTGGGCCCCAGCACGCCCAGGACCATCCCAGGGGGCACGTCCAGCGTCACCTGATCGAGGGCCACCACCGCAGCGGCGCCGCGACGGGGTGCGCGAAACCGATGGGTCACCTCGCGCAGGCGCACCGCGGGCGCCGGCGGTGCGGGCGGCGACACCGCCGGGGCGGTGGCGGTCTCGCTCACCGGCGATCCGGCGCGGACGTGGCCGGCGGCGGGGACGCGGGCGCCGCATGCCCGACGGGATCCGCGCCGGCAGCGGGCACGGCGCGGGGATCGGGGTGCTGGGCCAGATAGGCTGCCACGCGCGCGGCGAGTCGCGGCCCCAGGACCTCGGCCAGCGCCTCGGGGGAGGCCGCGCGCACGCCCCGCACGGAGCCAAAGCGCCGGATCAGCTCGCGCTTGCGCCGCTCGCCGATCCCCGGGATGTCGTCGAGCACCGAGAAGACGATGCGCCGCTCGCGCAACCGGCGGCCCGCGGTGTTGGCGAACCGGTGGGCCTCGTCGCGCACCCGCTGGACGAGCTGCAACGCCGCCGCCTCCCGCGGCAGCCGCAGCGGCTCGGCGCGATCGGCCAGGTAGAGGAGTTCCTCCTCCTTGGCGAGCCCCACCGCGGGCGCGGCCACGTTGTACTCGAAGAGCACCTCGCGGGCCGCCGCCAGCTGGCCCCGGCCGCCGTCCACGAGGATCAGGTCGGGCAGCACCGACCACCGCGCCCTCACCGGCTCGCCACGGTCCAGCGCCTCCTGCTCCTGGCGGGCGCGCGCGAAGCGGCGGCGCAACATCTCCTGCAGCATGGCGTGGTCGTCGTGGGTCTGCGGCCCCCGCATGCGGAAGAGCCGGTAGTCGGCCTTGCGCGGCCGGCCGCCCTCGAAGACCACCAGCGAGCCCACCGCTTCGCCGGCCTGGAAGTGGCTGACGTCGTAGGCCTCGATGCGAAACGGCGGGGCCTCCAGGCCCAGGGCCTCCTGCAGCTCCACCACGCCTACGCCCGCCGGCCCGACCTCGCGGGCCCGGGCCTGGGCCAGGTAGAGGGCGGCGTTCTCGCGGGCCAGGTCCACCAGGCGGCGCTTCTCGCCGCGCTGGGGCACGGCGACCTCGACCGGGCCGCCCCGCCGTTGCGCCAGCCACGCGGCCAGCACCCCTGCGTCGGGCAGCGGCACGTCCACCAGGAGCTCGCGCGGCGTATCGGGGAGGTCCGCATAGTGCCGGGCCAGCACCTGGGAGAGCACCTCGCCGGCCGCGAGCCCGCGGGTGCCGGTGAGCATCAGGTGGTGCTCGTCGCGGATACGCCCGGCGCGGATCGTGAAGATCACCACGCAGGCCACGTCGCC is a window encoding:
- a CDS encoding GTP-binding protein, whose amino-acid sequence is MAKPKFERTKPHVNIGTIGHVDHGKTTLTAAITHAMAAAGLAQAKGYYDIDNAPEERQRGLTINISHVEYETPARHYAHVDCPGHADYIKNMITGAAQMDGAILVVSAADGPMPQTREHILLARQVNVPAIVVFLNKVDMVEDPELL
- a CDS encoding PAS domain-containing sensor histidine kinase, giving the protein MQHRPSPQPSVLLLVANALSLVVGCLSLAYPHVFAGPPVPEGLRQLKLELSRLTVLFLASGVCGLVAYAVKARRDHPLAVALAAISALPFVAGAARAAQTRVWMGAALSAAFAVGVVVDAARRWHGQPRVGPVSALQGVGLVTALTFAALGLAASGVLGWPRGAWVTGLLPHLAVAMGLAAVLIVVAAWAPRLRPGAQVAAALPVLALAAGSGTIGRWVGVVTYGMLGLGLATEPWLVDLQRERIWQRRGQSSSVTAFEFATEGVAWAFTLLVGLLALLADEPARRVWLSAVMVASSLFTAAWFHVVPAAGGIGRTVFATTIYSVLTTAFAWLTGGARSPYFFLVFLPILALAWTHLPRAIIVPVGPPVVAVVAEVLLAARDGLPAMGQAAMAGVPSLVGLVLMAGLAYFLATRNLRGRGKVEEAARQLETVLAHMAEGLVCTDAAGRIQLCNPAAAALSGRTREALRGAPILDALPLRQLDGAPLAPAAHPVRRALGGQPAQSVRLQLATSPPLPVAVTATPLRDDGRVQGAVVLLRDIRHELEMERAREDFLHIASHELRTPLTVMKGNLEVALEADPPEAVRAPLEDALASTVRLIRMVNEFLDAARLDQGAMTLRVEPGDLRLVVQQAVDMLRADAERKGLALTYVPPADLPPVRMDPERALQILVNLVGNAIRHTVRGGIEITHAVEEDTVVTAVRDTGVGIAPEHRDRLFTRFGQLERGLTRAPGGSGLGLYISRKLAEQMGGTVVLAESTPGQGSTFVLRLPAAAVPAGSR
- a CDS encoding diguanylate cyclase codes for the protein MAATGGSKLDMGGRPPRILIVDDEPGILELLRRRLEALGCQVAVLPGGSQVVAYAREHAPDLVLLDVMMPDLDGFAVCQQLKADPKTRDIPVVLMTARTETDSRVRGLELGAHDYVGKPFETAELIARVRAALRVKRLQDELKEANARLARLATSDPLTDLPNRRTFDEQIFAEMERARRSGQTVSVIMLDLDRFKQINDVYGHQVGDDVLRHVARVLAQRRRISDLVARYGGEEFVWVLPGARDRDAVELAEWVRRAVADLGVETPQGPLQVTISAGVTTYDPAEHGPLGATTVLEAADAALREAKASGRNRVIFRAIGPDAEDAGMMHDTVAQERPW
- a CDS encoding ABC transporter ATP-binding protein, which gives rise to MSETATAPAVSPPAPPAPAVRLREVTHRFRAPRRGAAAVVALDQVTLDVPPGMVLGVLGPNGAGKTTLLRIVGTLLVPTAGEVCVLGIDAVRRPDAVRGQLGVVLGGERSVYWRLTGRENLLYAAALHDLPPQEARERADALLALVGLTARADDLVGSYSTGMRQRLAIARALIHDPALLLLDEPTAGLDLQAATDLRRLLAGLRAARGRTVIVATHHVEDAGRLCDVVAVLDRGRVLACAPPAALVAGYAARRGAPASLEEAVLDLLARTGG
- the uvrC gene encoding excinuclease ABC subunit UvrC, translated to MGRATLPGARAGDASGPQATERAGDDLRATLRLLPARPGVYLFKDGAGRVLYVGKAASLRARVRQYFQAPAAQSNPRLRLLVPRIARVDTIVTANEVEALILETNLIKQHQPPFNVRMADDKAYPYVKITHEPYPRIVMTRKVVRDGARYFGPYPYHEPKLVGRTIRTIRKLFKLRTCALEITGDLPRPCLDYDMGLCSAPCVAWGATAAAYQEQVRQAVAFLEGRQAALVDALRAEMQAAAEALEFERAAQLRDQLQALEAIAERQRMASAALEDRDVAAVAQSGDVACVVIFTIRAGRIRDEHHLMLTGTRGLAAGEVLSQVLARHYADLPDTPRELLVDVPLPDAGVLAAWLAQRRGGPVEVAVPQRGEKRRLVDLARENAALYLAQARAREVGPAGVGVVELQEALGLEAPPFRIEAYDVSHFQAGEAVGSLVVFEGGRPRKADYRLFRMRGPQTHDDHAMLQEMLRRRFARARQEQEALDRGEPVRARWSVLPDLILVDGGRGQLAAAREVLFEYNVAAPAVGLAKEEELLYLADRAEPLRLPREAAALQLVQRVRDEAHRFANTAGRRLRERRIVFSVLDDIPGIGERRKRELIRRFGSVRGVRAASPEALAEVLGPRLAARVAAYLAQHPDPRAVPAAGADPVGHAAPASPPPATSAPDRR